The following are encoded together in the Deltaproteobacteria bacterium genome:
- a CDS encoding xanthine dehydrogenase family protein subunit M, whose protein sequence is MLLPHFEFHEPTTVSEACEIMGRLREKARPIAGGTDLIVNMKKNLIRPDHVVSLAKIDDLKGIVRENGLLEIGACVTAAEIAGSDAVEKKFAALAQGARVLGSPLIRNLATISGNVVSARPAADLPPPLMAYGARAVLMKTSGERSVDLNDFFKAPGKTVMDPDEILTRIVIEAPQGHYGDSYVKLGLRQTFEISLVNVAAFISLDGSDGPISKARVILGSVGPTPIRSQSAEDVLGGQMPSEPLFARAGEAAAGDAQPIDDFRGSAEYRRDMVAVLTRRALNMALKRAGSR, encoded by the coding sequence GTGCTATTACCCCATTTTGAGTTTCATGAGCCGACTACCGTGTCCGAGGCCTGCGAGATCATGGGCCGGTTGAGGGAGAAGGCCCGCCCCATCGCAGGGGGAACAGACCTGATCGTCAATATGAAGAAGAACCTGATTCGGCCGGACCATGTGGTCTCGCTTGCAAAGATCGACGATTTAAAGGGCATTGTCCGGGAAAACGGCCTTCTGGAAATCGGCGCCTGTGTGACCGCCGCCGAGATTGCCGGTTCCGATGCCGTTGAAAAGAAGTTCGCCGCCCTTGCCCAAGGGGCGAGGGTCCTCGGCTCGCCATTGATCCGGAACCTTGCCACCATATCCGGAAACGTGGTCTCGGCGAGACCTGCTGCGGACCTCCCCCCGCCCCTGATGGCCTATGGAGCCAGGGCGGTGTTGATGAAGACCTCCGGGGAACGATCCGTTGATCTGAACGATTTTTTCAAGGCACCGGGCAAGACCGTCATGGACCCCGATGAAATTCTGACAAGAATTGTCATCGAGGCGCCCCAGGGGCATTACGGCGACAGCTATGTCAAGCTGGGCCTCAGACAAACCTTTGAAATTTCCTTGGTGAATGTGGCTGCGTTTATTTCCTTGGATGGCTCTGACGGCCCCATCAGTAAGGCCCGCGTTATCCTCGGATCCGTGGGACCCACCCCGATCCGGTCTCAGTCCGCAGAAGACGTCCTTGGAGGCCAAATGCCCTCTGAACCGCTCTTTGCCCGGGCAGGAGAGGCTGCCGCCGGAGATGCGCAACCGATTGATGACTTCAGAGGATCGGCCGAATACCGGCGCGACATGGTGGCCGTGCTGACCCGAAGGGCATTGAATATGGCGCTTAAACGGGCAGGGTCCCGCTAA
- a CDS encoding type II toxin-antitoxin system VapB family antitoxin — MRTTINIQDALMEELLARSKAETKTQAVQVAITDYLKRKAADDLIALSGNIHIDSDWEADEERELNEYRDHS; from the coding sequence ATGAGGACCACAATCAACATACAGGATGCGCTTATGGAGGAACTCCTCGCCCGGTCAAAGGCCGAGACCAAGACTCAGGCGGTGCAAGTGGCCATCACGGATTACCTCAAGAGGAAAGCCGCTGATGATCTTATCGCCCTCTCCGGCAATATCCACATCGATTCGGATTGGGAAGCGGACGAGGAAAGGGAACTGAATGAATACCGGGATCATAGCTGA
- a CDS encoding IclR family transcriptional regulator, whose protein sequence is MGPEIAPRHSRTENGTGYRAPAVQKAFQLLQRVASAEDGLCLAEISQDLGFSKSTTHGLIQALVAVGALDQTPLRKKFFLGPSIMDLAFKSRNYFAMSTEVRPILERLRNRINETVFLGVLSDSRGIILAAARASKTLTISSSPGDTIPLLAGAVGKAYLASLSETQALAVIQEKGLRKYTSASIVDETAYIKELARVRQDGFALDNEEYLAGVKALAIYLGLHRGLPLLVWVVGFTDSMSKERMPQIIQGTLDAANELRSVIEAKQ, encoded by the coding sequence ATGGGGCCTGAAATCGCTCCTCGTCACTCGCGAACCGAAAATGGCACAGGCTATCGGGCCCCCGCGGTTCAAAAGGCGTTTCAGCTGCTTCAAAGGGTCGCCTCGGCTGAGGACGGGCTTTGTCTGGCCGAAATATCCCAGGACCTCGGATTCAGCAAGAGTACCACTCACGGATTGATTCAGGCCCTTGTTGCAGTCGGCGCGCTGGACCAGACCCCCCTTCGAAAGAAGTTCTTTCTCGGCCCCTCCATCATGGATTTGGCCTTCAAGAGTCGAAACTACTTTGCCATGTCCACTGAAGTCAGGCCGATCCTGGAACGGCTTCGAAATCGTATCAACGAGACGGTCTTCCTTGGCGTGCTGAGTGATTCGAGGGGGATCATTCTGGCTGCGGCCAGGGCCTCAAAAACGCTGACCATCTCTTCCTCGCCCGGGGACACCATCCCTCTTCTTGCGGGGGCGGTCGGGAAGGCCTATCTGGCATCCCTGAGCGAAACACAGGCCCTGGCCGTCATTCAAGAAAAGGGGCTTCGAAAATACACCTCCGCCTCTATTGTGGATGAAACGGCGTATATCAAAGAACTGGCAAGGGTGCGCCAGGACGGATTTGCCTTGGATAACGAAGAATACCTGGCCGGCGTGAAGGCCCTCGCCATATACCTGGGCCTGCACAGGGGCCTCCCCCTCCTCGTATGGGTTGTCGGATTCACGGATTCCATGTCGAAGGAGAGGATGCCGCAGATCATCCAGGGGACACTGGATGCGGCAAATGAACTGAGGTCAGTGATTGAGGCAAAGCAATAG
- a CDS encoding (2Fe-2S)-binding protein yields MKRLIRLNVNDKIYEIAVEPNRTLADVIREEIGLTGTKKGCEVGECGTCTVILDGKTVNSCLVLAVQADGKTILTIEGLETDQGLHPIQQSFVEKGAVQCGFCTSGMILSAKSLLDQNPDADEKEIRSAISGNLCRCTGYQKIVEAIASVKDRGPIS; encoded by the coding sequence ATGAAAAGGCTCATACGTCTGAACGTTAATGACAAAATCTACGAAATAGCGGTGGAACCTAACCGGACCCTGGCGGATGTCATCCGGGAAGAGATCGGGCTGACCGGCACCAAGAAGGGATGCGAGGTGGGAGAATGCGGCACCTGCACGGTGATATTGGACGGAAAAACCGTTAATTCCTGCCTGGTCCTGGCGGTCCAGGCCGACGGCAAAACCATCTTGACTATCGAAGGCCTGGAAACGGATCAGGGGCTTCATCCTATTCAGCAGTCTTTTGTGGAGAAAGGCGCGGTTCAGTGCGGTTTTTGCACCTCCGGCATGATTCTCTCCGCCAAAAGCCTTCTCGATCAAAATCCGGATGCCGACGAAAAAGAGATTCGATCGGCCATATCAGGAAACCTCTGCCGGTGCACCGGCTACCAGAAAATCGTGGAGGCGATAGCGAGCGTCAAGGACCGGGGACCCATATCCTGA
- a CDS encoding formate dehydrogenase accessory protein FdhE, translating into MESATPHSDIVVSLATQIQTMAERKPVLKEILDAFMGIMMTGAELRTELAALSAPSIVRPDPTRLSAGVPLLFDVEFQERVPGLTAGVKKMLTAVGTAFPPLKADGAKLFSSVVEDSKAPAAWLRMLLRNEDAPLRKLAEEVGLEPDVLRIELKQVFKPYLQWLAHGLARHVEGIAWDRGYCPICGAYPDTSFLKKGEAEQEFLMAHGSQRWLHCALCSYEWRLRRIHCPYCGTEDADSLEYLAAKETPHEKVYVCHKCNKYLTCLDTSELIEKPPSDLIPFELLHLDIIARQKGFTPLNRGHWNSMAV; encoded by the coding sequence ATGGAAAGTGCAACACCCCACAGCGATATCGTAGTCTCTCTCGCCACTCAGATTCAGACGATGGCGGAACGTAAGCCCGTTTTGAAAGAGATCCTGGATGCCTTCATGGGGATCATGATGACCGGGGCCGAACTCAGGACCGAACTGGCGGCCCTGTCGGCCCCGAGCATAGTGCGCCCGGATCCGACCCGGCTTTCGGCTGGGGTCCCATTGCTCTTCGATGTGGAATTCCAGGAGAGGGTTCCCGGCCTAACGGCCGGGGTCAAGAAAATGCTGACTGCCGTGGGCACAGCCTTTCCGCCCCTCAAAGCGGATGGCGCCAAGTTGTTTTCCAGTGTGGTCGAGGATTCCAAGGCCCCGGCTGCCTGGCTGAGGATGTTGCTCCGAAATGAGGACGCGCCTCTAAGAAAACTGGCAGAAGAAGTGGGCCTTGAACCGGACGTGCTCCGGATCGAACTGAAGCAGGTATTCAAGCCCTATCTTCAATGGCTGGCCCACGGCCTGGCCCGGCATGTAGAAGGGATTGCCTGGGACAGGGGATACTGCCCCATCTGCGGGGCCTATCCGGACACAAGTTTTCTCAAGAAGGGCGAAGCGGAGCAGGAATTCCTGATGGCCCATGGGAGTCAGCGATGGCTCCACTGCGCCCTGTGCAGTTACGAGTGGCGGCTGCGCAGGATACACTGTCCCTATTGCGGCACCGAAGATGCCGATTCCCTGGAATATCTGGCCGCCAAGGAAACGCCCCATGAAAAGGTCTACGTATGCCACAAATGTAACAAATACCTCACGTGCCTGGATACCTCCGAACTGATCGAGAAACCACCAAGCGATCTCATCCCCTTTGAACTCCTCCATCTCGACATCATTGCCCGACAAAAGGGCTTCACTCCCCTGAACCGGGGGCATTGGAACAGCATGGCCGTATAG
- a CDS encoding DUF4168 domain-containing protein encodes MLNKFGFIITAGIVCALVWAVPTAAQQESQQGYQGQQGAVPPKVEVNDAELDKAAAAYVQIAKIQKDFQESLQAAPDPDQRKGLQQKANQKMIQAVEGEGIAVDEYSQIITAVQSDDNLREKFMAKLQALQR; translated from the coding sequence ATGTTGAACAAGTTTGGTTTTATCATTACGGCAGGCATTGTGTGTGCGCTTGTGTGGGCGGTACCGACAGCGGCGCAGCAGGAGTCGCAGCAGGGCTACCAGGGACAACAGGGCGCTGTCCCGCCGAAGGTAGAGGTCAATGATGCAGAATTGGATAAAGCTGCTGCAGCATATGTGCAAATCGCAAAGATCCAGAAAGACTTCCAGGAATCTCTGCAGGCAGCCCCTGACCCCGATCAAAGAAAGGGCCTGCAACAAAAGGCCAACCAGAAGATGATTCAGGCGGTTGAAGGAGAAGGCATTGCCGTTGACGAGTACAGCCAGATCATAACGGCTGTCCAGTCTGATGACAACTTGAGAGAGAAGTTCATGGCTAAGCTTCAGGCGCTGCAAAGATAG
- a CDS encoding molybdopterin-dependent oxidoreductase — protein MTEYDVINTRAPRLDAPDKATGRAKYIDDLRMPGMLFGALLQSPLPHAKILNIDISEAKRLPGVKSVVTAEDAGSIRYGVSPARYDETMFCKEKVRYVGDEIAAVAAVDLETALKAVSLIKVDYAELPAVFTPEEAMAEGAPVIHEDYPRNLCAEVHQEFGDVEAAFKECDLIRTDTFKNKRQDGAFLEPNGCVADYNHLGYLTLHTSTQVPHYVQRTVAMVMGLPVGKVRVIKPYVGGGFGPKAAANPMELAACLLSMKTGKPVKMNYDRDQVFLFSRGRHQFIHILTTGVKKDGTLMALKNECYLEGGAYASFGIATVYYAGSLLGGPYKLPNMKYDGYRVYTNRPACGAQRGHGGVAARAAWEQQLDVIAEELGMDPIELRLKNMMSAGDVTCNDLNMSSLGMKECIEAVRDGSGWHEKRGKIPKGKGIGMACGFFVSGAGYPIYRSDTYHSTVTVKLSEDGGTVHVYTGSAEIGQGSDTTMAMIAAEALGVPLDHVSISSGDTEFGVDLGAYSSRQTLMTGHATKMAAESVKAQVLEVLSGALDVPKEEMDIKKGRIVFKRGTPDFEPIRTRYIKEHRGWKDQPAGDDLTFREAARIAYLAKGTIVGTGKYRPGELGGKFKGAAVGTSPAYGCSAQVVQVSVDMETGKVTVDRMTDAHDCGFAINRTSVEAQMEGSLSMGLGEAMFEEVKFDDRGRILNANLGEYKIPTALDMPPIDAIIVESNEPNGPFGAKEVGEGAIMPTIPAILNAVYNATGVRIWELPLTPERVYMALKKKKNGA, from the coding sequence ATGACTGAGTATGACGTGATCAATACCCGGGCGCCCAGACTGGATGCCCCGGACAAGGCCACAGGACGGGCCAAATACATCGATGACCTGCGCATGCCGGGGATGCTGTTCGGCGCGCTTCTTCAGAGCCCTCTCCCCCATGCCAAAATCCTCAACATCGATATCTCAGAGGCGAAGCGGCTTCCGGGGGTCAAATCGGTGGTGACGGCAGAGGATGCCGGTTCAATCCGATACGGGGTCAGCCCGGCGCGATACGATGAAACCATGTTCTGCAAAGAAAAAGTGCGTTATGTGGGGGACGAGATCGCCGCGGTGGCCGCAGTGGACCTGGAGACCGCCCTGAAGGCGGTCTCCCTGATAAAGGTGGATTATGCAGAACTGCCGGCCGTATTCACCCCCGAAGAGGCCATGGCGGAAGGGGCCCCGGTGATCCATGAGGATTACCCACGGAACTTGTGCGCCGAGGTCCACCAGGAGTTTGGAGATGTTGAGGCTGCCTTTAAGGAGTGCGACCTGATCCGGACCGATACCTTCAAGAACAAACGCCAGGACGGTGCCTTCCTGGAGCCCAACGGGTGTGTGGCGGATTACAACCATCTGGGCTATTTAACCCTGCATACCTCCACGCAGGTTCCCCACTACGTGCAGCGCACCGTGGCCATGGTAATGGGCCTCCCCGTGGGCAAGGTGCGGGTGATCAAACCCTATGTAGGGGGCGGGTTCGGTCCCAAGGCCGCCGCAAACCCGATGGAATTGGCCGCATGTCTCCTCTCCATGAAGACCGGAAAGCCGGTCAAGATGAACTATGACCGGGACCAGGTATTTCTCTTTTCCAGGGGCCGCCACCAGTTTATCCATATCCTGACCACGGGCGTGAAAAAGGACGGGACCCTGATGGCCCTCAAAAATGAGTGCTATCTGGAGGGCGGCGCCTATGCGAGTTTCGGCATTGCAACGGTCTACTACGCAGGCTCCCTCCTCGGCGGACCGTACAAACTCCCCAATATGAAGTATGACGGCTACCGGGTCTATACCAACAGACCGGCCTGCGGGGCCCAACGCGGCCACGGCGGGGTGGCGGCCCGGGCGGCCTGGGAACAGCAGCTGGATGTGATTGCCGAAGAACTGGGCATGGATCCTATTGAACTGCGGCTCAAGAATATGATGTCCGCAGGGGATGTCACCTGCAACGATCTCAACATGAGCAGCCTCGGCATGAAGGAATGCATCGAGGCGGTGCGGGACGGGTCAGGGTGGCATGAAAAACGGGGAAAAATCCCCAAAGGAAAAGGGATCGGCATGGCCTGCGGGTTTTTTGTTTCGGGCGCAGGGTACCCGATCTATCGATCCGATACCTATCACTCCACGGTCACCGTCAAACTCAGCGAAGACGGAGGGACCGTCCATGTATATACCGGCTCCGCAGAGATCGGACAGGGGTCCGATACCACCATGGCCATGATCGCGGCAGAGGCGTTAGGGGTTCCCCTGGATCATGTCTCCATATCCTCCGGGGACACCGAGTTCGGGGTGGATCTGGGGGCATACTCCAGCAGGCAGACCCTGATGACCGGTCATGCCACCAAGATGGCGGCGGAGAGTGTCAAGGCGCAGGTCCTGGAGGTCCTCTCCGGTGCCCTCGATGTTCCGAAAGAGGAGATGGACATCAAAAAGGGGCGGATTGTGTTCAAAAGGGGGACGCCTGATTTTGAACCGATCAGGACCCGGTATATCAAGGAGCACCGGGGCTGGAAGGATCAGCCGGCCGGTGACGACCTTACCTTCAGGGAGGCCGCACGAATCGCCTACCTGGCGAAAGGGACCATTGTGGGGACGGGCAAATACAGGCCCGGAGAACTCGGCGGGAAATTCAAGGGGGCCGCGGTCGGCACCTCGCCCGCATACGGATGCTCGGCCCAGGTGGTGCAGGTCAGTGTGGACATGGAGACAGGGAAGGTCACCGTGGACAGGATGACCGATGCCCATGACTGCGGCTTTGCCATTAACCGGACCTCGGTGGAGGCACAGATGGAGGGCTCCCTTTCCATGGGACTGGGGGAGGCCATGTTCGAGGAGGTCAAATTCGACGACAGGGGACGCATCCTGAATGCCAATCTGGGCGAGTACAAGATCCCGACTGCCCTGGACATGCCCCCCATAGACGCCATCATTGTGGAGAGCAATGAGCCAAACGGGCCTTTCGGGGCCAAAGAGGTGGGGGAAGGGGCGATCATGCCGACCATCCCTGCGATCCTGAATGCGGTTTACAATGCAACGGGTGTGCGCATCTGGGAACTCCCCCTGACCCCCGAACGGGTTTATATGGCGCTCAAAAAGAAGAAAAATGGGGCCTGA
- a CDS encoding DUF2080 family transposase-associated protein — MVEKIVKLSGNSGRVYLPLLWVGCRVKIVRLD; from the coding sequence ATGGTCGAAAAGATTGTGAAGCTGAGCGGCAACAGCGGCCGGGTCTATCTGCCGCTGCTCTGGGTCGGATGCCGTGTGAAAATCGTACGACTGGATTGA
- a CDS encoding PIN domain-containing protein, producing MNTGIIADTCIWIEFFRKPDAALTVHLKRLIREEQVVMTGMVLAEILQGIKSQKEAGLVRDHLQKLPYLETTRKIWENAGQISASLRARGITIPLSDLIIAATAMSHGCEVFTVDPHFDQVKELKRHYAE from the coding sequence ATGAATACCGGGATCATAGCTGATACCTGCATATGGATCGAGTTTTTCCGCAAGCCGGACGCTGCGCTCACGGTGCACCTCAAACGCCTTATCAGGGAAGAGCAGGTGGTCATGACGGGCATGGTTCTGGCTGAGATACTGCAGGGGATCAAGTCGCAAAAAGAGGCGGGGCTGGTAAGGGACCATTTGCAGAAACTCCCCTATTTGGAGACGACTCGGAAAATATGGGAAAACGCCGGCCAAATATCGGCTTCTCTGCGCGCCCGGGGGATCACCATTCCGCTGTCCGATCTCATCATTGCGGCCACCGCCATGTCGCACGGCTGCGAGGTCTTTACGGTTGATCCTCATTTTGATCAGGTGAAGGAACTGAAACGGCATTATGCGGAATGA